The following coding sequences are from one uncultured Cohaesibacter sp. window:
- the yihU gene encoding sulfolactaldehyde 3-reductase, which translates to MTTVGFIGLGQMGAAMAANLLKGGNQLKAFDISKDAVDKLVAQGATACSSAAEAAQGADFVITMLPNGALVRSVLFGEDGVTSTLSKDALVIDMSTIHPLETDALIKDMAGKGFEMMEAPVGRTSDHAVAGTLLILAGGSKEQIARAQPLFDLMGSETVDAGGPGKGIRVKIINNYMSIALNALSAEAIALSEKIGLEFDTAMSVMGGTPAGKGHFTTTWPNKVLAGDLSPAFMIDLAHKDLGIALDLANQVGVPMPMGAASRELYNMSRVAGRGRQDWTAVLEQVRALSGLETKAK; encoded by the coding sequence ATGACGACTGTTGGTTTTATCGGTCTGGGGCAGATGGGCGCGGCTATGGCTGCCAATCTGCTAAAAGGGGGCAATCAGCTCAAGGCTTTTGACATTAGTAAGGATGCAGTAGACAAGCTGGTTGCACAAGGGGCAACTGCGTGCAGTTCTGCTGCAGAAGCCGCTCAGGGTGCTGATTTTGTCATTACAATGTTGCCAAACGGAGCACTGGTGCGGTCTGTGCTGTTTGGTGAAGATGGGGTCACCAGTACCCTCTCCAAAGATGCGCTCGTGATCGATATGTCGACCATTCATCCACTGGAGACCGACGCCCTGATCAAGGATATGGCGGGCAAGGGCTTTGAAATGATGGAAGCACCGGTTGGTCGCACCTCTGATCATGCGGTTGCCGGTACTCTTCTTATTCTGGCAGGTGGCAGCAAAGAGCAGATCGCCCGCGCCCAGCCGCTGTTTGATCTCATGGGATCGGAAACCGTTGATGCTGGCGGGCCAGGTAAAGGCATTCGCGTCAAGATCATCAATAACTATATGAGCATCGCGCTCAATGCCTTGTCCGCGGAAGCTATTGCATTGTCTGAAAAAATCGGCCTCGAGTTTGATACTGCGATGTCTGTGATGGGTGGTACGCCAGCTGGTAAAGGGCATTTTACAACGACCTGGCCAAACAAGGTTTTGGCAGGCGATCTTTCCCCGGCATTCATGATTGACCTTGCGCACAAGGATCTGGGCATTGCGTTGGATCTGGCCAATCAGGTCGGTGTTCCCATGCCGATGGGCGCTGCGTCGCGGGAGCTTTACAACATGAGCCGGGTCGCAGGGCGTGGGCGTCAGGACTGGACCGCTGTACTTGAACAGGTTCGTGCTTTGTCAGGCCTTGAAACCAAGGCCAAGTAA
- a CDS encoding aldose epimerase family protein translates to MEKLIESYGEVAGKNVDLITLKNSQGMTVRVTNFGCIVTSIEVPDRNGKLADVVLGYEALDRYLAGHPFFGAIAGRFANRIKDGRFSLDGKEYQLETNEAPTGQHLHGGAKGFDKYVWGYDLEESKDAILVHFHRVSVDGESGYPGTMVVTHTIGLSEANELCYDFMATSDKPTIVNLVNHSYYNLAGHDSGSVAGHELMLFSDFYTPVSDNMIPTGEILSVEGTGLDFRRPVAIGENMKKVDESAIDHNFILNGKKKDGVMKCAADLYEPKSGRFMTVSTTQPAVQFYNAFKLSNKEWIGRNGYKYEAFGGLCLETQGFPDAPNQPHFPSAVLNPGEVYHHHTVHRFGTR, encoded by the coding sequence ATGGAAAAACTTATAGAATCATATGGTGAGGTGGCAGGAAAAAATGTCGACCTCATAACGCTGAAAAATTCCCAAGGGATGACGGTTCGGGTGACGAACTTCGGCTGTATTGTAACCAGCATCGAAGTGCCCGACAGAAACGGGAAGTTGGCAGATGTCGTGCTCGGGTACGAAGCTTTGGACCGGTATCTGGCCGGGCATCCATTTTTCGGCGCGATTGCGGGTCGGTTTGCCAATCGCATCAAAGACGGGCGTTTTTCATTGGATGGCAAGGAATATCAGCTGGAAACCAACGAGGCTCCAACCGGTCAGCATTTGCATGGTGGTGCCAAGGGCTTTGACAAATATGTCTGGGGCTATGATCTGGAAGAGAGCAAAGACGCGATTCTTGTTCATTTCCATCGCGTCTCGGTCGATGGGGAATCTGGCTATCCGGGGACGATGGTTGTTACGCACACAATCGGTTTGAGCGAAGCAAATGAACTTTGCTATGACTTCATGGCGACCAGTGACAAGCCGACAATCGTCAATCTGGTCAACCACAGCTATTATAACCTTGCCGGTCATGACAGTGGCTCTGTTGCGGGGCACGAACTGATGCTGTTCTCTGATTTCTACACGCCAGTATCAGACAATATGATTCCGACTGGTGAAATCCTGTCGGTTGAGGGCACCGGGCTTGATTTCCGCCGCCCTGTTGCAATTGGTGAGAATATGAAGAAGGTGGACGAGAGTGCCATCGATCATAATTTTATTCTCAACGGTAAAAAGAAAGATGGCGTTATGAAGTGCGCTGCCGATCTGTATGAGCCCAAGTCCGGGCGCTTCATGACAGTTTCGACAACGCAGCCAGCTGTTCAATTCTACAATGCTTTCAAGCTCTCTAACAAAGAGTGGATCGGGCGCAACGGTTACAAATATGAAGCCTTTGGTGGCCTGTGTCTTGAAACGCAAGGCTTCCCGGATGCGCCAAATCAGCCGCATTTCCCAAGTGCGGTTCTTAATCCCGGTGAGGTCTATCACCATCACACTGTCCATCGGTTTGGCACGCGCTAG
- a CDS encoding sulfite exporter TauE/SafE family protein, with product MFMEILVVSAIVALGSFTQGLTGFGLALVSVPLLSMTVDVKAAVPIAGIFGWLVTFPLVWKMRDHVQWKSGLILFVGSLPGSFLGADLLKRLPGEAILITMGIVLILSSLYSLFSHAPLFKKTSPPITLGTGFFSGALGASVGEPGPPVIAYTSMQPWSADEVKSTLVFFFMLQMVGAIAGFWTKGLLDAYVLERVLYAFPAFVVGMSVGMFVYHLLHKYKINYHGIIHSLLLIIGIMLVVKNLHIL from the coding sequence ATGTTTATGGAAATACTCGTTGTGTCTGCGATTGTTGCACTCGGCAGCTTTACGCAAGGGCTGACCGGGTTCGGGCTGGCGTTGGTCAGTGTGCCCCTTCTTTCAATGACAGTTGATGTGAAAGCCGCAGTTCCCATTGCCGGCATTTTCGGCTGGCTGGTTACTTTCCCTCTGGTTTGGAAAATGCGCGATCATGTGCAATGGAAAAGTGGCTTGATCCTGTTTGTCGGTTCCTTGCCGGGCTCTTTTCTCGGAGCAGATCTTCTGAAAAGGCTGCCGGGCGAAGCAATCCTGATCACCATGGGGATCGTGCTGATTTTGTCGAGCCTCTATTCTCTGTTCTCGCATGCTCCGCTGTTCAAGAAAACCTCCCCTCCGATTACTCTGGGAACCGGTTTTTTCTCTGGAGCTCTGGGGGCCAGCGTCGGAGAGCCGGGGCCTCCCGTGATTGCCTATACGTCCATGCAGCCGTGGAGTGCCGATGAGGTCAAGTCGACCCTCGTGTTCTTTTTCATGTTGCAAATGGTTGGGGCAATTGCCGGATTTTGGACCAAGGGGTTGTTGGACGCCTATGTTCTGGAGCGCGTACTCTATGCGTTTCCCGCCTTTGTCGTCGGAATGAGCGTCGGAATGTTCGTCTACCATCTGCTGCACAAATACAAAATCAATTATCACGGCATCATTCACTCGCTGCTTTTGATCATTGGCATCATGTTGGTGGTGAAAAATCTCCACATATTGTAG
- a CDS encoding ketose-bisphosphate aldolase, producing the protein MAYIPGTKLIDRAWKDGYAIGAFSVHNAETTRAILNAAQEEQAPIMVMIGQKVINTMGLNEMKAIVDAFMENITVPVAIHLDHSRQFEQTMAAAKIGFHSLMFDGSGLDFDENCRITKIVAEVAHALGIGCEGEIGKIGGVEDDIAVDEADAMITSVAEAQEFVNRTNLDYLAISIGTAHGMYKAEPKLAFDRMKEIKEIVQKPLVMHGGSGVPDEQVQRAIKIGIAKVNVDTELRQAFTYGAQAYWKENPEDFVLADSLGAAEVVMKEKVREKIRLFGASGKAADF; encoded by the coding sequence ATGGCCTATATTCCCGGTACAAAACTCATCGACCGCGCATGGAAAGACGGATATGCAATTGGCGCTTTCAGTGTTCACAACGCTGAAACAACGCGCGCGATCTTGAATGCAGCACAAGAAGAGCAAGCGCCGATCATGGTGATGATTGGTCAAAAGGTGATCAACACCATGGGGCTTAATGAAATGAAGGCGATCGTCGATGCTTTCATGGAAAATATTACAGTCCCTGTTGCTATTCATCTGGATCACAGCCGTCAGTTTGAACAAACAATGGCTGCTGCGAAGATCGGCTTCCATTCCTTGATGTTTGACGGGTCGGGTCTGGATTTCGATGAAAACTGCCGCATTACCAAGATTGTTGCTGAGGTGGCTCATGCGCTCGGGATTGGTTGCGAGGGCGAAATCGGCAAAATTGGCGGCGTGGAAGATGACATTGCGGTGGATGAAGCTGATGCGATGATCACATCTGTTGCCGAGGCGCAGGAATTCGTCAACCGGACCAATCTTGACTATCTGGCAATTTCTATAGGCACAGCGCACGGCATGTATAAAGCCGAGCCCAAGCTGGCGTTTGACCGTATGAAGGAAATCAAGGAAATCGTCCAGAAACCGCTGGTCATGCATGGTGGTTCGGGGGTTCCTGACGAACAGGTCCAGCGCGCGATCAAGATCGGGATCGCTAAGGTCAACGTCGATACCGAACTGCGCCAGGCTTTCACATATGGCGCACAGGCTTACTGGAAAGAAAATCCGGAAGATTTTGTCTTGGCCGATTCCCTTGGGGCTGCTGAAGTTGTCATGAAAGAAAAGGTGAGGGAAAAGATTCGCCTCTTTGGTGCCAGCGGCAAGGCTGCCGATTTTTAA
- a CDS encoding BCCT family transporter, translating into MSNAAEAEIEGIPAPEGETELIETDYEIGQDNIEGQVGPIGFDIHNPVFMVSAIAIVAFVFYALALPEQAAAIFGWLRPWLTSTFDWFIMAAANVFVLFCLFLIVSPWGNVRLGGTEAEPDFSYIGWFAMLFAAGMGIGLMFFGVLEPVYHMAVSHPLGTPSPLDADGNIIPENVERAKVMGLAATIFHWGLHPWAIYAVVALALALFSFNKGLPLTIRSAFYPIFGDRVWGWPGHVIDILAVFATLFGLATSLGFGAQQANAGLHHVFGVEISTPVQILLITGITGIALFSVLRGLEGGVKMLSEVNMGIAALLLLFVLFVGPTVLILTDFGKGMVAYAKELIPLSNPFGRTDDAYRDGWTAFYWAWWISWSPFVGMFIARVSRGRTVREFIVCVLIIPSVVCVLWMAVFGGVAIHQVLVDPIASVVKANVIDSYNPPLSLFAMLEGLPFSDITSVIAIVLVIVFFVTSSDSGSLVIDTITAGGKIDAPVPQRVFWATFEGAVAIVLLVGGGLTALQAMVISTGLPFAVVLLAMCYAIYKGLQTEPR; encoded by the coding sequence ATGTCGAATGCCGCTGAGGCTGAAATTGAAGGTATTCCGGCGCCGGAAGGTGAAACGGAGCTTATTGAAACAGATTATGAAATAGGTCAGGACAATATTGAAGGGCAGGTTGGCCCGATCGGGTTTGATATTCATAACCCGGTGTTCATGGTTTCTGCTATCGCTATTGTCGCATTTGTTTTTTATGCATTGGCTTTGCCTGAACAAGCGGCTGCCATTTTTGGCTGGCTGCGTCCGTGGTTAACATCCACGTTTGACTGGTTTATCATGGCCGCGGCCAATGTGTTTGTATTGTTTTGCCTTTTCCTGATTGTCAGTCCTTGGGGTAACGTGCGCCTTGGTGGCACAGAGGCTGAACCCGATTTCTCCTATATCGGTTGGTTCGCCATGTTGTTTGCTGCCGGTATGGGCATCGGGCTGATGTTTTTTGGTGTGCTGGAGCCGGTTTATCATATGGCTGTGTCACATCCGCTTGGAACGCCGTCGCCTCTTGATGCGGACGGAAATATCATTCCTGAAAATGTTGAGCGGGCCAAAGTCATGGGGCTTGCTGCCACGATCTTTCACTGGGGGTTGCACCCTTGGGCTATTTATGCGGTTGTCGCTCTGGCTCTTGCGCTTTTCTCCTTTAACAAGGGGTTGCCACTTACCATTCGTTCTGCTTTTTACCCGATTTTCGGCGATCGCGTTTGGGGTTGGCCCGGACATGTTATTGATATTCTGGCGGTTTTTGCAACCTTGTTCGGTCTTGCCACGTCGCTTGGTTTCGGTGCCCAGCAAGCCAACGCAGGCCTGCATCATGTGTTTGGTGTTGAAATCAGCACCCCAGTTCAGATTCTGCTGATCACAGGCATTACCGGTATTGCGCTTTTCTCTGTGCTCAGAGGGCTGGAAGGGGGCGTCAAAATGCTCTCCGAGGTCAATATGGGCATTGCAGCCCTGTTGTTGCTGTTCGTGCTTTTCGTTGGGCCAACAGTCTTGATTCTTACCGATTTCGGCAAAGGCATGGTTGCTTATGCTAAAGAGTTGATACCCCTGTCCAATCCCTTCGGGCGCACAGATGATGCCTATCGTGATGGGTGGACCGCGTTCTATTGGGCCTGGTGGATCAGCTGGTCACCTTTTGTGGGAATGTTCATTGCGCGCGTTTCGCGCGGCCGTACCGTGCGCGAGTTTATTGTTTGTGTGCTGATCATTCCGTCTGTCGTTTGCGTGTTGTGGATGGCTGTTTTTGGTGGCGTGGCTATCCATCAGGTTTTGGTTGATCCGATAGCGTCTGTGGTTAAGGCCAATGTTATCGATAGCTATAATCCGCCATTGTCATTGTTCGCGATGCTAGAGGGGTTGCCGTTCTCAGATATTACATCGGTTATCGCAATCGTGCTGGTGATCGTTTTCTTCGTCACTTCATCGGACTCGGGATCGCTGGTGATTGATACGATTACCGCGGGAGGCAAGATTGATGCTCCTGTGCCGCAGCGTGTTTTCTGGGCGACATTCGAGGGGGCCGTTGCGATCGTGTTGCTGGTCGGCGGCGGCTTAACGGCGCTGCAAGCAATGGTAATTTCAACTGGCCTGCCATTTGCTGTCGTGCTCTTGGCGATGTGCTATGCCATCTATAAGGGACTGCAAACCGAACCGCGCTAG
- a CDS encoding alpha-glucosidase, translated as MEFTQSETGFTLKHKGHTVLNHSFDEPILFLGKGKATYDMYRGNFDIKDFVAERIAMRRFTADETDGTLSIQFFFEGNPCITFMAQETPQGRLKISFTSTREEFNRFWLRLAAHADEKIYGCGEQLTYLNLRGHNFPLWTSEPGVGRNKSTYVTWQADIKDRAGGDYYNTNYPQPTFVSSDKYFAHLETTAYADFDFRDESFHELQAWAIPDYLLFDIEDSFPALMSNFMGEFGTQPELPEWVYDGVILGIQGGTDLTLEKVHKARAAGVKVNAVWCQDWQGVKYTSFGKRLLWNWQWNPEVYPELDTRIHEMKRDGIRFLGYINPYVLEDYPLYKEAEKNGYLATKEDGSKYVVDFGEFYCGVVDFTRQEACEWFKQVIKKEMIDFGLDGWMADFGEYLPTDCKLASNLSSELEHNNWPARWAKINHDAIEEAGKTDDILFFMRAGFTGTARYCHVLWAGDQCVNWNIDDGIPSVINAALSSGLMGNGIHHSDIGGYTTLHGMHRDKELFMRWSEMAAFTPIMRTHEGNRPDDNHQFDTDMETLAHLARMTRIFTHLKSYIMAAVKENHLVGMPVQRPLFMHYDEEPESYQVMYEYLLGRDCLVAPVYEQGATKRKLYLPPDRWIHIWSGEHYDGGWVEVDAPIGKPAVFYRSASADAVMFGKLPDIADDLD; from the coding sequence ATGGAATTCACCCAATCAGAAACCGGATTCACCCTAAAACATAAGGGACATACCGTTCTCAACCACAGTTTTGATGAGCCGATCCTCTTTCTGGGCAAGGGCAAGGCAACCTACGACATGTATCGGGGTAACTTTGACATCAAGGACTTTGTCGCCGAGCGCATCGCCATGCGCCGCTTCACGGCAGATGAGACGGATGGCACCCTCTCAATCCAGTTCTTCTTTGAAGGCAATCCCTGCATCACATTCATGGCGCAAGAAACCCCACAAGGGCGTCTAAAAATCAGCTTCACCAGCACCAGAGAAGAATTCAACCGTTTCTGGCTTCGCCTTGCCGCCCATGCAGATGAGAAGATTTATGGCTGCGGCGAGCAGTTGACCTATTTGAATTTACGCGGCCATAATTTCCCACTCTGGACATCAGAGCCGGGGGTGGGGCGTAACAAATCAACCTATGTCACTTGGCAGGCAGATATTAAGGACCGTGCCGGTGGGGATTATTACAACACCAACTATCCTCAACCCACCTTTGTTTCGAGCGACAAATATTTCGCGCATCTTGAAACCACCGCCTATGCGGATTTTGACTTCCGGGACGAAAGCTTCCATGAATTGCAGGCATGGGCGATACCTGACTACCTGCTGTTCGATATAGAAGACAGCTTCCCCGCTCTGATGAGCAACTTCATGGGCGAATTTGGCACCCAGCCTGAATTGCCCGAGTGGGTTTATGATGGCGTCATTCTGGGCATTCAGGGCGGCACTGACCTTACCCTTGAAAAGGTTCACAAGGCGCGCGCTGCAGGGGTCAAGGTCAATGCGGTTTGGTGTCAGGATTGGCAGGGGGTCAAATATACGTCCTTTGGCAAACGCCTGTTGTGGAACTGGCAGTGGAACCCCGAGGTCTATCCGGAACTGGACACCAGGATCCATGAAATGAAGCGCGATGGCATCCGCTTTCTGGGCTACATCAATCCCTATGTTCTGGAAGATTATCCTCTCTATAAAGAGGCCGAGAAAAACGGTTATCTGGCAACAAAAGAAGATGGCAGCAAATATGTTGTCGATTTTGGCGAGTTTTACTGCGGCGTAGTTGACTTCACCCGTCAGGAAGCCTGTGAATGGTTCAAGCAGGTCATCAAAAAGGAAATGATCGATTTCGGTCTAGATGGCTGGATGGCCGATTTTGGGGAATATCTCCCCACGGACTGCAAGCTCGCCAGCAATTTGTCATCGGAACTGGAACACAATAATTGGCCAGCCCGCTGGGCCAAAATCAATCATGACGCCATAGAAGAAGCCGGAAAGACGGATGATATCCTCTTCTTCATGCGCGCCGGCTTTACGGGAACAGCACGCTATTGCCACGTCCTGTGGGCCGGTGACCAATGCGTCAACTGGAACATTGATGATGGCATACCATCTGTGATTAACGCCGCCCTTTCCTCGGGTCTCATGGGCAATGGTATTCACCATTCCGATATCGGCGGCTACACCACCTTGCATGGCATGCATCGGGATAAAGAGCTGTTCATGCGCTGGAGCGAGATGGCAGCATTCACCCCTATCATGCGCACTCATGAAGGCAACCGGCCTGATGACAATCATCAGTTTGATACCGACATGGAAACCCTCGCGCATCTGGCCAGAATGACGCGCATCTTTACGCATCTCAAATCCTACATCATGGCCGCCGTTAAGGAAAACCACCTCGTCGGCATGCCGGTTCAGCGTCCTCTCTTCATGCATTATGATGAAGAACCAGAATCCTATCAGGTCATGTATGAATATCTGCTGGGTCGCGATTGCCTGGTTGCGCCGGTCTATGAGCAGGGAGCCACCAAACGCAAGCTATACCTACCTCCGGACCGATGGATACATATCTGGTCCGGCGAGCATTATGATGGTGGCTGGGTTGAGGTGGACGCCCCCATCGGCAAACCCGCAGTCTTCTATCGCAGCGCCAGCGCTGATGCCGTCATGTTTGGCAAATTGCCCGATATAGCCGACGATCTAGACTAA
- the dctP gene encoding TRAP transporter substrate-binding protein DctP, whose translation MNIKAFGLALLASSFLCAGAQAAEYKLTVPHVTGIDSYNHQSLLVFKNFVENHSNGKIEVDIYPSGQLCSTARECLSGVQSGMFDYFATTVSELANYWTPMGAFDLPYMLRDDRVAECVYDNDKLLSDIRENVLKETGNIRVMMISNSGGWRNIATTNKQVKTPDDVKGLKLRTVPAPIQQELVKSLGAAPTPIAWPEVYTALSTGVVDGTKNGIVDITTMKFEESLKYIILDGHAYMGGVWVMNNDRFKSFPEELKRVVIDGIVAQNQFLRVYPKWKEFDAYETFRKAGGTIYTPTPEEKKAFQAATAPVLDWFIKESGDDGKAWLDRFKGEIKNCETSIDSSYAVEEK comes from the coding sequence ATGAATATCAAAGCTTTTGGTTTGGCACTTCTGGCAAGCAGCTTCCTTTGTGCAGGTGCGCAGGCCGCAGAATATAAATTGACTGTGCCCCATGTAACCGGGATTGACAGCTACAACCATCAGTCCCTTCTGGTTTTCAAAAATTTCGTAGAAAACCACTCAAACGGCAAGATCGAAGTCGACATTTATCCTAGCGGACAGCTATGCAGCACCGCCCGTGAATGTCTCTCCGGCGTGCAGTCAGGCATGTTCGACTATTTCGCAACCACCGTTTCCGAGCTGGCAAACTACTGGACACCAATGGGTGCCTTCGATCTGCCATATATGCTGCGCGACGACAGGGTAGCCGAATGTGTATATGACAATGACAAGCTCCTCTCAGACATTCGTGAAAATGTCCTCAAGGAAACCGGCAACATTCGGGTCATGATGATCTCCAACTCTGGCGGCTGGCGCAACATTGCAACCACCAACAAGCAGGTCAAAACTCCTGATGATGTAAAGGGCCTCAAGTTGCGGACGGTCCCGGCCCCTATTCAGCAAGAACTCGTCAAATCACTCGGCGCAGCACCAACACCAATTGCATGGCCTGAAGTTTACACCGCTTTGTCAACCGGCGTCGTTGACGGCACCAAAAACGGCATCGTCGATATTACCACCATGAAGTTTGAGGAAAGCCTCAAATATATCATCCTCGATGGGCATGCCTATATGGGCGGCGTTTGGGTCATGAATAATGACCGCTTCAAATCCTTCCCAGAAGAACTGAAACGCGTTGTAATCGACGGTATCGTTGCCCAAAACCAGTTCCTGCGTGTTTATCCCAAATGGAAAGAATTCGACGCCTACGAAACTTTCCGCAAGGCAGGCGGCACCATTTACACCCCGACACCAGAAGAGAAAAAGGCCTTCCAGGCAGCAACCGCTCCTGTTCTCGACTGGTTTATCAAAGAATCCGGAGATGACGGGAAAGCATGGCTGGACCGCTTCAAGGGCGAAATCAAAAACTGCGAAACCTCCATCGACAGCTCCTACGCTGTTGAAGAGAAATAA
- a CDS encoding TRAP transporter large permease has protein sequence MVSPVFAIYFLILLFVGLPVLFALGLSPAIALFQADKILFMNLLYQRLYTGLDVFLLLALPFFMLAGEFMVNGGITNRIIAFSQTKVQHMRGGLGHVVIIAATLFGALTGSAVAATSAIGNMMIPEMERYKYDRTYAAAITAAATVLGTIIPPSGIMLIYAFAMNTSVAAMFIAGIVPGLLMCVALMIVNRWQIKKYPQVEQFERATKEERSRAFKAAILPLLTPVIILGGIYGGIFTPTEAAAVAVLYAFILSVMIMRILKLKDVFPMFIRIGVNAGAILIIVAAASGFAAAISLSGISKEVNDFFYSVTRNPYLLFFVMNCFLFVVGMFLDAGPAILIFAPILAPIMINVGIDPVHFGVVMVVNLSVGLATPPMGLVLFVASGVSGVPLQKISRAILPFLGAEFLVIFLISFFPPLVIGLPKLLGMM, from the coding sequence ATGGTCTCTCCAGTCTTTGCCATATATTTTCTCATTTTACTGTTTGTAGGCTTGCCCGTTCTGTTTGCGTTGGGTTTGTCTCCTGCGATCGCCCTGTTCCAGGCTGACAAGATTCTTTTCATGAATCTGCTCTACCAGCGGCTTTATACCGGGCTAGATGTTTTTCTGTTGCTTGCATTGCCATTCTTTATGCTCGCCGGTGAATTCATGGTCAACGGCGGCATCACCAACCGTATCATCGCCTTCTCCCAGACCAAGGTGCAGCATATGCGCGGCGGATTGGGGCATGTGGTGATCATTGCAGCCACCCTTTTCGGTGCTTTGACAGGGTCTGCGGTTGCTGCCACGTCAGCTATCGGCAACATGATGATCCCGGAAATGGAGCGCTACAAGTATGACCGCACCTATGCTGCAGCGATTACCGCAGCAGCCACGGTTCTGGGAACAATCATTCCACCGAGCGGCATTATGCTGATCTACGCTTTCGCAATGAATACATCCGTCGCAGCGATGTTCATCGCAGGGATTGTGCCGGGTCTGCTGATGTGTGTCGCCCTTATGATTGTCAATCGTTGGCAGATCAAGAAATATCCGCAGGTCGAGCAGTTTGAACGGGCCACAAAAGAGGAGAGAAGTCGCGCCTTCAAAGCTGCTATCCTTCCTTTGCTAACCCCGGTCATCATTCTTGGTGGTATCTATGGCGGCATCTTTACCCCCACCGAAGCTGCTGCAGTTGCCGTGCTCTATGCTTTCATTCTGTCAGTCATGATCATGCGCATCCTGAAACTCAAAGATGTTTTCCCGATGTTTATCCGCATTGGGGTCAATGCTGGTGCCATCCTGATCATCGTGGCTGCAGCAAGTGGGTTCGCCGCAGCGATCAGCCTGTCGGGCATTTCCAAGGAAGTAAATGACTTCTTCTATTCGGTCACCCGCAATCCTTACTTGCTGTTCTTTGTCATGAACTGCTTCCTGTTCGTCGTTGGCATGTTCCTGGATGCAGGCCCCGCAATTTTGATTTTTGCACCAATTCTGGCCCCGATCATGATCAATGTCGGCATCGATCCTGTACATTTTGGCGTCGTCATGGTGGTCAATCTTTCGGTTGGTCTGGCGACCCCGCCAATGGGCCTTGTGCTCTTCGTTGCATCCGGCGTGTCCGGTGTACCACTGCAGAAGATTTCCAGAGCTATCCTTCCGTTCCTTGGTGCGGAATTCCTGGTCATCTTCCTGATTTCATTTTTCCCGCCGCTGGTAATTGGCTTGCCTAAGCTTCTGGGCATGATGTGA
- a CDS encoding TRAP transporter small permease, with amino-acid sequence MLAVIEKGLNAINAPLGKVGSWVGGVMLVVMTVIVLVQVLFRYILNMPLSWTDEASRFLMIYMTYLCLPLIYLQDKNIAMTFMLDALHGTRIRHLVMIVIHILAILTFLVWIKFGYDFFLRGTSSADSLPIKMNVIYIAPPLMMTITLLSALQKIISELRMLIHYNPAEEALKPE; translated from the coding sequence ATGTTGGCAGTAATAGAAAAAGGCCTCAACGCCATAAATGCACCTTTAGGCAAGGTCGGCAGCTGGGTTGGCGGCGTTATGCTGGTGGTCATGACCGTGATCGTTCTTGTTCAGGTTCTGTTTCGCTATATTCTGAATATGCCTTTGAGCTGGACAGACGAAGCATCGCGCTTCCTCATGATTTACATGACCTATTTGTGCCTGCCCCTCATCTATCTTCAGGACAAGAACATTGCCATGACATTTATGCTGGATGCATTGCATGGCACGCGGATTCGCCATCTGGTAATGATCGTAATCCACATTCTTGCCATCCTCACCTTTCTGGTCTGGATCAAGTTTGGTTATGACTTCTTCCTGCGCGGCACAAGCTCAGCCGACAGTCTGCCGATCAAGATGAACGTGATCTACATAGCTCCCCCTTTGATGATGACCATAACTCTGCTTTCCGCATTGCAGAAGATCATCTCCGAGCTGCGCATGCTCATTCATTACAACCCTGCCGAAGAAGCGCTGAAACCTGAATAA